The Clavelina lepadiformis chromosome 1, kaClaLepa1.1, whole genome shotgun sequence genome segment GATGAACCGTATGAATTGCCACCTGGAATCATATGGAGAAAAAACCTAGAGTAAGAACGCGTTAATCGTATTCGCATATGCTAACATGACCTGGTTTTGAATTCCAGCTTGGGTTGAAATAAGCCAGACTTTAGAAACAAAGCATTGGAATGTATTACAACCAATCCAGTCGATTCcagatgtaagagaagaataaataATAGCTGGCACCCAGATGTGATTTGTTTTGACCTGAATATGAAGGCAAGTCCAAACCTGTCTCCAAACCTGTCTGCAAAATGCATTTCCATGCGTAGATTTCCACGTTTCACGAGATCGAAATGACCGCCATCACTGAGGTCGGGTGAGagatcaaaaacaaacaaggtGTATCCGTTAGGATAATCCGTTCTACTGATTGCGTTACCGGTATCTTTGAAATGCTGGTTCGATCCGGTGAAAAGACTGTTATAAGCTCGAATATAATGCTGCTGTTCAAACTTTGGTTGGAGAGGCTTGCAAGGGATCTGTTCTCCGTTCACGTATACCGCCAGAAAGGAgatgttataatttttaaaatcaaaggGGTTTTCCTCTATGACACCGTTGAACGCGGTATTATTAACACAACCGATGACAATCCGTTTAGGAAGTTGTCctagaaaaacattttcttgatTGCAAGACATATTTCCCCGTGGAACACTAAAAACTTTGGTTTGTATTCTTCGAATGGGATATTTCGCGTTAGAGACTTGCAAAGCTTTGATATGTGCCAATGCCACCTGAGCAGAAGGAGTGACCTTGCGGACGTACAGGATGACctgattaatttttgttttgaatgtaCTTCCTCGAGCAGCCATTAAATTAAACTCAGACTTGGTACGGGTAAGCTTCAACTTCATGTTTATTCCACTGAGTAAATAACGACTTTGAAAAAAGAGATCCAAGTGGAGTTTTCCGACCATCTCCACTTCCCCACTCGTTGCAGTGAAAGCTTTTCTCTTTTCAAAGCCGGTATTCGCTTGGGTCAAAGCACTCATATGCCCGGCAGTATCCTCGTACCATAGAGCACCAGTCAATTGAGAAGTCTTGGCTTCATCCCCAAAGCTGAGTAAAGTTTCCAAATAGGCTCGATACGGATAGGTGTTGGTAGACGCCGAGACCAGTTTATCGTTCAGTGATAGATCGACCTGACCGAATAAAGCATTCAACCAATAATTAACCGGTGCCACGACTGCATCGTCTCCGAGATCACTACCATCATTCTTTTGAATTTGAGCCTTCACAAAAATGACGCTATTGCT includes the following:
- the LOC143448958 gene encoding uncharacterized protein F54H12.2-like → MSLIHPLSCICTKSELDLFSVPPTQSSIESGVWVEHQPLNNISDSGPIEFAIQSSTDAYLDLSNSVIFVKAQIQKNDGSDLGDDAVVAPVNYWLNALFGQVDLSLNDKLVSASTNTYPYRAYLETLLSFGDEAKTSQLTGALWYEDTAGHMSALTQANTGFEKRKAFTATSGEVEMVGKLHLDLFFQSRYLLSGINMKLKLTRTKSEFNLMAARGSTFKTKINQVILYVRKVTPSAQVALAHIKALQVSNAKYPIRRIQTKVFSVPRGNMSCNQENVFLGQLPKRIVIGCVNNTAFNGVIEENPFDFKNYNISFLAVYVNGEQIPCKPLQPKFEQQHYIRAYNSLFTGSNQHFKDTGNAISRTDYPNGYTLFVFDLSPDLSDGGHFDLVKRGNLRMEMHFADRFGDRFGLAFIFRSKQITSGCQLLFILLLHLESTGLVVIHSNALFLKSGLFQPKLEFKTRSC